From the genome of Malus sylvestris chromosome 6, drMalSylv7.2, whole genome shotgun sequence, one region includes:
- the LOC126624965 gene encoding uncharacterized protein LOC126624965, giving the protein MLRLICLKLKQKASTYLLSRHGSLYSTSTAKPTSKFSNFTDPQLFTASYLQKSCGLSSDSAISASKKLQIEPTATHHPDSVLSLFRAHGLTRSHIKNLITKRPGLLLGDLDSSIGPNLDLFKSLGFSGTSLAKMVGKEPRVLECNVKTVFEFFRSHGLSEKDIASLMMKLPALFVYDAEKIFKPKIEFFRSLGLSEIEIATILSNEPYVLTRSLKHHFIPSVKALRRFLGSDENVLKALKGYYRMLECNLEKLLEPNITLLRSHGVPESLIVKIFMIQPKTLLLRNAVLSEIIDYVKDLGFEPNNLLFVLAVRSMAVMSTALWEQKLETYTSLGLSKDEIFAAFRSQPMCMITSVKKIHQLMDFFVNKLNLKPSTVAKHPNLLLLSMEKRILPRCSVLQLLLSRGLIKEDINFPYVLKLTEKAFMRKVMSKYEQVVPDIVKANKGQIEFQGFPVPVICK; this is encoded by the coding sequence ATGCTTCGTTTAATTTGCTTAAAACTAAAGcaaaaagcttcaacatatTTACTGAGCCGCCATGGAAGCTTGTATTCAACCTCCACTGCAAAACCCACCTCAAAGTTCTCGAATTTCACCGACCCACAACTTTTTACGGCCTCTTACCTCCAAAAATCATGTGGGTTGTCCTCAGATTCCGCCATTTCAGCTTCCAAGAAGCTCCAGATCGAACCCACCGCCACCCACCACCCTGACTCGGTACTGAGTCTGTTCAGAGCGCACGGGTTGACTCGGAGCCACATCAAAAATCTAATCACCAAACGTCCGGGGTTGCTTTTGGGCGATTTAGACAGTAGCATTGGACCCAATTTGGATTTGTTCAAGTCATTGGGGTTTTCGGGAACCAGCCTTGCGAAAATGGTTGGCAAAGAGCCTCGTGTGCTTGAATGCAATGTGAAAACGGTGTTTGAGTTCTTTAGGAGTCATGGATTGAGTGAAAAGGATATAGCATCCTTGATGATGAAGCTTCCTGCATTGTTTGTATACGATGCAGAGAAGATTTTTAAGCCAAAGATTGAGTTTTTCAGGTCTTTGGGGCTCTCAGAGATTGAAATCGCAACGATTTTGTCCAACGAGCCTTATGTTTTAACTAGGAGCCTTAAACACCACTTCATACCGAGTGTTAAAGCACTTAGGCGGTTTCTTGGCAGTGATGAGAATGTGCTGAAGGCTTTAAAGGGATACTACCGGATGCTTGAGTGTAATTTGGAAAAGTTACTTGAGCCGAACATAACATTGTTGAGGAGCCATGGTGTGCCAGAGTCACTGATTGTGAAGATTTTCATGATTCAGCCAAAAACACTGCTTCTGAGGAATGCAGTGCTCAGTGAGATTATTGAttatgttaaagatttgggtttTGAACCTAATAATCTGCTATTTGTTTTAGCTGTTCGGAGCATGGCAGTGATGAGTACAGCGCTATGGGAGCAGAAGTTGGAAACTTATACAAGTTTAGGTTTGTCGAAAGATGAGATTTTTGCAGCGTTCAGATCGCAACCCATGTGTATGATTACTTCGGTGAAGAAGATCCATCAATTGATGGATTTTTTCGTGAATAAGTTGAATTTGAAGCCGTCAACGGTTGCGAAGCATCCAAACCTTTTGCTGCTCAGCATGGAGAAGAGAATTCTTCCTAGGTGTTCGGTTCTGCAACTTTTATTGTCACGGGGGTTGATAAAGGAAGACATTAACTTCCCCTATGTGCTCAAACTGACCGAGAAGGCTTTCATGCGGAAGGTAATGAGCAAGTATGAACAAGTGGTTCCTGACATTGTCAAGGCAAATAAAGGCCAGATAGAATTTCAAGGGTTTCCGGTTCCCGTAATATGCAAGTAA
- the LOC126626820 gene encoding nucleolar protein 56-like produces the protein MALYLLYESASGYSLFLAHGIDQIGQNTEAVRGSISDINRFGKVVQLAAFDPFESALDALNQCNSVSEGVMTDELRKFLEKNLPQVKEGKKPKFSLGVSEPKIGSHIFEETKIPCQSNEFVLELIRGVRLHFVTLLKSLKPGDLEKAQLGLGHSYSRAKVKFNVNRVDNMVIQAIFLLDTLDKDINSFSMRVREWYSWHFPELVKIVNDNYLYAKVSKYIKDKSTLSEDHLSDLTDLVGDEDKAKEIIEAAKASMGQDLSPLDLMNVQQFAQKVMDLAEYRKRLYDYLVSKMSDIAPNLASLIGEVVGARLISHAGSLTNLAKCPSSTLQILGAEKALFRALKTRGNTPKYGLIFHSSFIGRASARNKGRMARYLANKCSIASRIDCFADSSSTVFGEKLREQVEERLDFYDKGVAPRKNIDVMKSAIESTQSKDTEMETEEASGKKSKKKKSKAADNGDAMAVDEPAATTNGDAAEGKSEKKKKKDKRKLDQEDQPMEDANNEHAEEDGTAKKKKKKSKHDNGDDIQAASDVKKKKKKKSKSEDSD, from the exons ATGGCGCTTTACCTGCTCTACGAATCAGCTTCAGGCTACTCGTTGTTCCTCGCTCATGGCATTGACCAAATCGGGCAGAACACCGAGGCGGTCCGGGGCTCCATTTCGGACATCAACCGGTTCGGGAAGGTGGTCCAGCTCGCAGCTTTCGACCCATTTGAGTCGGCCCTGGACGCCCTTAACCAATGCAACTCAGTCTCTGAAG GGGTTATGACTGATGAACTAAGaaaatttttggaaaaaaatctCCCACAAGTCAAGGAAGGTAAGAAGCCAAAGTTCAGTTTGGGAGTTTCTGAACCTAAGATCGGGTCACACATATTCGAAGAGACTAAAATTCCATGCCAAAGTAATGAGTTTGTCCTTGAGTTGATTCGTGGCGTGCGATTACATTTTGTTACGCTCCTCAAGAGTCTAAAG CCTGGGGACTTAGAGAAAGCCCAGCTTGGTCTAGGGCACAGTTACAGCAGGGCCAAGGTCAAGTTCAATGTCAACCGTGTTGACAATATGGTGATTCAAGCAATCTTCCTTCTGGATACCCTTGATAAGGATATCAATTCCTTCTCCATGAGAGTCAG AGAATGGTACTCTTGGCATTTTCCTGAATTGGTGAAGATCGTCAATGACAATTATCTCTATGCTAAAGTGTCAAAATATATTAAAGACAAGTCAACACTGTCTGAAGACCATCTATCAGATTTAACCGACCTTGTTGGAGATGAAGATAAGGCAAAGGAGATTATAGAAGCCGCCAAAGCATCCATGG GCCAAGATTTGTCTCCACTTGACTTGATGAACGTTCAGCAATTTGCACAGAAGGTGATGGACCTAGCTGAGTACAGGAAAAGGCTTTATGACTATCTGGTTTCTAAAATGAGCGACATTGCACCCAATCTGGCCTCTTtaattggtgaagtagttggagcgCGTTTGATTTCTCATGCTGGTAGTCTTACAAATTTGGCTAAATGCCCTTCTTCTACCCTTCAGATCCTAGGTGCAGAAAAGGCTCTCTTCAG GGCACTAAAAACCAGGGGAAACACACCCAAATATGGACTGATATTCCATTCATCTTTTATTGGTCGAGCATCCGCACGTAACAAGGGCCGAATGGCTCGTTATCTTGCAAACAAGTGCTCTATTGCTTCTCGCATTGATTGCTTTGCAG ATAGTAGCAGTACTGTGTTTGGGGAGAAGCTCCGTGAGCAAGTTGAGGAGCGACTTGACTTTTATGACAAGGGTGTTGCACCTCGCAAAAACATTGATGTCATGAAATCTGCAATTGAGAGCACTCAAAGCAAAG ACACAGAGATGGAAACAGAGGAAGCTTCCGGgaagaaaagcaagaaaaagaaatcaaaagCTGCAGATAATGGTGATGCTATGGCTGTGGATGAACCAGCTGCCACTACAAATGGAGATGCCGCCGAGGGTAAGtctgaaaagaagaagaagaaggacaaGAGAAAATTGGATCAGGAGGATCAACCCATGGAGGATGCGAATAATGAACATGCCGAGGAGGATGGAAcagccaagaagaagaagaagaagagcaaaCATGATAATGGAGACGATATACAGGCTGCCAGTGAtgtcaagaagaagaagaagaagaaatcaaaaAGTGAAGACAGCGACTAA